AACCTTGAACTGGATGCCTGTGAGGGAATGGCGGGTTTGAGACGATGCTGACATTTCCAGAAGCCCCACTGGCAGTTTTGCCAAATTTTCACGAAGCACTTCGATGGGAAGCCCCAAGTCAAGGAAACATCCTGTCAGCATGTCCCCGGCAATCCCGCCGACAGGTTCCAGATAGAGAATATTACCCAGGGATTCCAGCTCAGGCATATCTTATTGCTGGGGTTCTTCGTGAGGGGTATTGCGGTAATAGGCCATAAAATACTCCACTCCGCTCCAGAGAGAAATGACCGCCGAAGCCCAGAGCAATACCAGACCGATGATGTGAAACGGGATATGCCAGGTATCATGATGCACAATCAGAAAGCCAATGGAAATCATTTGAATCAATGTTTTGAGCTTTCCGGCCCAGCTTGCGCCAATCACCAGACCATCCACTACCGCGATGGAGCGGAGTCCGGAAATAGCAAATTCACGGGAAATCAGAATCACGGTGGCGATGGCGGGAGCACGATCCATGGCAACCAGCAAAACCAGAATGGAGGAAACCAGAACTTTGTCCGCAATGGGATCCAGCAATTTTCCAAGAGGGGTGGATTTTCCCTCAAAACGTGCCAGCACACCATCCAGATAATCAGTAAAACAGGCGATGGTGTAAAGCACTGCCGCGGCAAACAAAATTCCGGGAGTATCAATCCAGATCAGCAGATAAATGACAGGAATCAAAAACATTCTTGCCACAGTGAGTTGGTTGGGAGTTACCAGCTTTGAGAGTAAACCGAGCATAAATCAATATCCATCTTGAGTTATTCAATCATATTCATTAATGAAGGCTGTAAAAGATTTTAATGGAATAGTCCATAGTAAATTTGGAAGCCTGAAAAAATTAACGCAACTGGAGTGGACATTATGAAATTTGCGGTGCTGGGCTGGAGTTATCGACAAACTCCGGTAGAACTGAGGGAAAAAATCGCACTGACGCCCCAGCAGCGCTTCTCACTCGCCTATGATCTGAAACAACAGTTTGAACTTGAAGAACTGCTGATCCTCTCCACATGCAACCGCACAGAATTCTATTACCGTGCGGTCCAGCCAAGGCACGTCAGCCAACAAATTTTAAAATATTTAACCGACTTCTGGAAAAATCCTGACATCGGGAATCTGTCCTATCAGGAATATGACATGGATGCCGTCCGGCATTTATTCCGTGTATCCGCCAGCCTGGATTCCATGATTCTGGGCGAACCTCAAATTCTGGGACAAATCAAGGACGCGTATCAGGAATTTCAGGAAATGGATATGACGGGACGTGTATTCAAATCGCTGTTTCCTAAAGCGTTTTTTACAGCAAAACGCGTCCGCACAGAAACCCAGATCTCCAATTTCGCGGTTTCCATCAGTTTTGCCGCAGTGGAACTGGCACGACAGATTTTTGATGATCTGGAGAAGCGCAGTGTGATGATCATCGGTGCCGGTGAAATGGCCGAACTTTCAGCAAGACATCTGATCAAATGCGGTGTTTCCCGACTGCTGGTAACCAATCGAACTTTTGCCAATGCTGTCAAAATGGCCGAACGCTATAAGGGGTCAGCCATTCAGTTTGAACAGATGGCGGGCTATCTGCCCAATGTCGATATTGTGATTTCCTCCACGGGTGCCAGTCACCACATCATCACAGAAAGTACTGTCAAAAAGTGCATGAAGCTTCGCAAAGGCGATCCCATGTTTTTTATTGATATCGCGGTTCCGCGAGACATTGATCCCCAAATCAATAATATCTCTGACGTATTCTGTTACGATATTGATGATTTGCAGAATGTGGTGGACCGGAACCTGAAAGAACGTCAGAAAGAAGCAGAACTTGCGGACCATATTGTGGAAGAGGAAATCATCAAAACTCATTCATGGTTCAAAACACTTTCATCGGTGCCTACCCTCAAGGCCTTGCGTAAACAATTCCATGACATTGGTGAAGATGAACTTTTCAAAACACTGTCAAAACTGAAAGGCCTGGATTCCCAGCAACAGGATGCTGTGAAATATCTGGTCTATAAAATCATCAACAGGCTGCTGCATGCGCCCTCCACCAACCTTAAAGAGGCAAGTCACAGAGATGACGTGCATCTTTATCTCGAAGCACTTTCGGATCTGTTTGATCTTTCACCGGCGGAACTCTCCATTGAAAATCTTGCGGAAACACCTGCGTTAAAACTCCTCAATCGACGTTAATTTCAGGAACTCATGACAACTACAACTCTGCGTATTGGAACACGAGGCAGTCAACTGGCTTTATGGCAGG
This sequence is a window from SAR324 cluster bacterium. Protein-coding genes within it:
- the pgsA gene encoding CDP-diacylglycerol--glycerol-3-phosphate 3-phosphatidyltransferase, with the translated sequence MLGLLSKLVTPNQLTVARMFLIPVIYLLIWIDTPGILFAAAVLYTIACFTDYLDGVLARFEGKSTPLGKLLDPIADKVLVSSILVLLVAMDRAPAIATVILISREFAISGLRSIAVVDGLVIGASWAGKLKTLIQMISIGFLIVHHDTWHIPFHIIGLVLLWASAVISLWSGVEYFMAYYRNTPHEEPQQ
- a CDS encoding glutamyl-tRNA reductase, with protein sequence MKFAVLGWSYRQTPVELREKIALTPQQRFSLAYDLKQQFELEELLILSTCNRTEFYYRAVQPRHVSQQILKYLTDFWKNPDIGNLSYQEYDMDAVRHLFRVSASLDSMILGEPQILGQIKDAYQEFQEMDMTGRVFKSLFPKAFFTAKRVRTETQISNFAVSISFAAVELARQIFDDLEKRSVMIIGAGEMAELSARHLIKCGVSRLLVTNRTFANAVKMAERYKGSAIQFEQMAGYLPNVDIVISSTGASHHIITESTVKKCMKLRKGDPMFFIDIAVPRDIDPQINNISDVFCYDIDDLQNVVDRNLKERQKEAELADHIVEEEIIKTHSWFKTLSSVPTLKALRKQFHDIGEDELFKTLSKLKGLDSQQQDAVKYLVYKIINRLLHAPSTNLKEASHRDDVHLYLEALSDLFDLSPAELSIENLAETPALKLLNRR